The following is a genomic window from Solanum stenotomum isolate F172 chromosome 4, ASM1918654v1, whole genome shotgun sequence.
TATAATTGACAGTCATAACATAAAAACTcttattttatgttatgattgtcaatttgatttgttattttgaaAAGTAAACTATCAATATCTCACAGataattgtgttatattttataacaattaTATGTATACAACTtaacacattatttttttggtcaaatttactCGATAACTGAATTAGTAATTTTGAGTCAAGCAAAGGAGACAAAGGGTTTATTTACATGTAATTACTATAGTTAAGTCTTTCAACAATTATTATTTCTGTAACAactaataattcatttttttaggTGTATACCATGAAATGGATAATGGTTTACTATTCATAATAAGAAAGATATATGTTGATCGAATTTATGTACAACTTTTATAAAATACTACTCTCCTTCTACGGCAACTTCTTAATATATATGCAATTGTAAGAAGGTGGAGATTGTTGTTTCTTAAAAAGAAGGCAAAAACTTTAAGACATGAAATATTTTACAAACATGATGCCAACATTCAAATTATGTATTGTGACATTAAATAAAACTTTAATAAGTTGAATACTTGatgtatattataataattgcATATCTAAAGTTGTTAGAGTAATTTGCTTTTGAAATTCAGTTGATAGCAATATATATGATGTACCTTGCCATTAATAATTTAGGTTGAATAGACTCATCATTCATTAATTTGAGcttttatttattcttcaaattcaatataattcattacatatattatatcatcatatcacatatattactattactattactatttatttactatttactatattactaaaagtgggaacaaaaaaaagtttgaaagttgaaatatcaaaataccCCTATAAAGTTTAGTTACTACAATATCACGTATCAATATATTTAAGATTAAATGCCAGATAACCACTTAATATCACATATTATACTAATTAAATTGGTTTGTATTTAAACCCGATTCGAAGTTTTTTTATCTtttgcattttctttttcagaTGGACAAGGAAGCATTtacttataaattattatagatAGACAAATACATTTCAAATCTAATATAAAAGTTGTGTGAGATGTTCTATAAGAAAAcacattttaaagaaatattgtaTTCTTTTATATCATAAAGTAACATGTATGCATATTTAATATAAAGTAACTATTATAAATAGTATATCAAAACTActttgatttatatttcaacTCTCTAAATATTAAATCCATTTTGAATGCAAGTGCAAGGTGATTAAAATATaagattaatatttattatcctaagaaacttatatttttgatatactttaatatctatttttataatcTAAACATATCAGATGAAATTGCATAGAATATTTTGATGTATGTAGGTGCAGGTTTTGGTGATGGTGAAAGTGGAGATTTGTAGTAATAAGGAGGTAGTGGAGACTTAGTTGATGAAAGTGGAGATTTATAATAGTAATATGGTGGAAGCGATGGTGACGGGGTAGTGGTAATTTATAATAGTATATCGGTGCAGATTTTCGTAATGGTAGGGGAGGCGACTTAGTTCGTGATGGCAAAGATTTGTAATAGTTTAGTAGGGGATGATGAAGACTTTTAAATGTATGTCGGGGTTGCAGGAGGTGATGACTTGTACACATACTTCGGTAAAGGAAGTGGAGGAGATTTACAATAGTGAAATTGATCTTTCTTATTGATTTGTGCACAAAGTACACAAAGGTATTGCAAGAACAccatacaataataattaataggaaTGAATAAAAAAAGACAATATCCTCAATACAAACAATAAGTTACGAAGAAACAAACTCTAAGAAGCATCAATCAATACAAACAATAAGTTACGAAGAAACAAACTCTAAGAAGCATCAAAGCCTAGATGCGTTCATGTGAACGCACTAAGAAAACAATGTGCGAGAAGACCAAAAGAGAAGTAGAATCAAATATGTCCATGTCATGAAGAATCAACCCTTCAATTAAAAGATTGAACATCTTATTCCATAAATTAATTGCTTTGTACCATTGATGTTTGAATCTATTCCTCAAGAAgccataatttattttgtgtttcAAACTAAAATCTGAAAAGAAACAACCAAATAGAAGATTAGAGACTTAATTCAaacaaaagaagcaaaaaaggttgaatatcatatgaaaaatttacaaatttaaaCAACTACTCACTTGATTGATTGTGGAGAACGACTGCACTCTTAAAACCTCTTAGTAGTGgactggtggtggtggtgaagCGTAAATGTACGCCGGTGGAGGGGGTGATTTCACTGGTGGAGGAGGTGAGCTGTAGTAATAAAGAGGAGAAGGAGACTTTACGGGTGGAGGTGGAGAGTGATAGTAGTAAGGAGGTGGTGGAGAGGGTGACGGTGGAGGAGGCGACTTGTAGTAGTAAGGTGGGGGTGGTGAAGGTGATGGTGGAGGAGGAGACTTGTAGTAGTAGGGTGGTGGGGGTGATGGCgatggtggtggtggagacTTGTAATAGTATGGTGGAGGAGGAGAtggtgatggtggtggtggtgatttATAATAGTATACAGGTGCAGGTTTTGGTGATGGTGGAGGAGGAGACTTGTAGATGTAGGGTGGTGGAGGAGATGGcgatggtggtggtggtgatttGTAGTAGTAGGGTGGTGGAGGAGATGGcgatggtggtggtggtgactTGTAGTAGTACGGTGGAGGGGGAGAAGGCGATGGAGGTGGAGGAGACTTGTAGTAGTATGGAGGTGGGGGAGATGGTGATGGTGGTGGAGGAGACTTGTAGTAGTAAGGTGGGGGTGGTGATGGAGATGGTGGAGGAGGGGACTTGTAGTAGTAAGGTGGTGGGGGTGACGGCGATGGGGGTGGTGGAGACTTGTAATAGTATGGTGGAGGAGGAGAtggtgatggtggtggtggtgatttATAATAGTATACAGGTGCAGGTTTTGGTGATGGTGGTGGAGGAGACTTGTTGTAATAAGGAGGTGGGGGAGAAggtgatggtggtggtggtgactTATAATAGTACACGGGTGCAGGTTTtggtgatggtggtggtggtgatttGTAATAGTATACAGGTGCAGGTTTTGGCGATGGTGGAGGTGGAGATTTATAATAGTATACCGGTGCAGGTTTTGGTGATAGTGGAGGTGGAGATTTGTAATAGTAATGTGGTGGAGACTTAGTCGGTGGTGGTGGAGATTTGTAATAGTAAGTAGGTGGTGGTGGAGACTTATAAACGTATGTCGGGGTTGGGGGAGGTGGTGACTTGTACACATATTTTGGTGATGGAGGAGGTGGTGACTTATAAACATAAGTCGGTGATGGAGGTGGAGGAGATTTATAATAGTATGGAGCAGGTGTAGGCTTGGGTTTTAGGCATTCTGCATAAGGTGTCTTTGAGCCATAAGCAAATGGTTTTGCATAGAGTACAACTTCATATTTATtctttgacttcactttgaggTTAGCACCCTTAATTCCCCAATGAAGATTTGTAGGAATGCTACACTTTGAATCCTTAGGAGCATTGTGGAGTTTAGCCTTGCAAGCCTTCGCTCCATATTTGCTATATTCAAATCCTTCAATAGTGATGCTAAATTTGCCATTGATCTTAGTGGTACCATAACTCACAATTTCTTTGTCACCGGCCTTGCAAGTCACTTCAACAACAGcacctaatccattttaaaagaaacattgaTTATCACAAAAACaatttatatatgaattttgatcAGAGCATAATGAACAAAgcaccaaaaaattaaatatgtatagttaaacaaatttttgatgataaattaaaagaaaataaaaaatatgagtgTAGTATAAACTATAAAGACTATGGTACCTTTCAGGTGTTTCTTGTCGTGAGACATCTCTGGGTGCTTCCAACTATGGCATCTAAAACAATAGACTTTTCCGACAACTTTGACTACAAATTGATGATGTGGAGGATAGTAATgagttggtggtggtggtgaagTATAGTAGTATGGTGGGGGAGAAGACTTctttggtggtggtggtggagactTGTTGTAGTATGGAGTTGGAGGTGACTTAACTGGTGGTGGAGGGGAACTATAGTGATATGGTGGAGGAGGTGATTTCTTGGGTGGTGGTGGCGAGGAGTAGTAGTATGGTGGAGGGGGAGACTTCACTGGTGGTGGAGGAGAACTGTAATAGTACGAGGGAGGAGGAGATTTAGCCGGTGGTGGTGGGGACTTGTAATAGTATGGTGGGGGTGGTGATGGGGAAGGTGGAGGAGGAGACTTGTAATAgtatggtggtggtggtgatggagATGGAGGAGGTGGTGACTTGTAGTAATAAGGTGGTGGAGGAGAAGGTGAAGGAGGTGGTGGAGATTTGTAATAGTATGGTGGAGGAGGTGAAGGAGAAGGTGGCGGTGGAGACTTATAATAATATGGTGGAGGTGGTGATGGTGAAGGCGGTGGTGGAGATTTGTAATAGTATGGTGGTGGAGGTGACGGTGAAGGTGGAGGTGGAGACTTGTAGTAATATGGAGGTGGTGGTGAAGGTGATGGTGGTGGAGGAGATTTGTAGTAATATGGTGGAGGTGGAGACGGTGATGGAGGTGGTGGGGACTTATACACATAtggtggtggtggagatggTGATGGAGGGGGTGGAGACGTATACACATATGGAGGAGGTGGTGATGGAGAAGGAGGGGGAGGTGACTTATAAACATATGGAGGCGGGGGAGAAGGCGAGGGCGGAGGTGGAGATTTGTACACAtaaggtggtggtggtgatttGTACTCATACACCGGAGGTGGTGGAGAAGAGTATACATAAGGGTCTGCCGACACTACATTAGCTACAGCCAATATGACCAATACCACTAAGATTTGTGGCAAATATTGACGACCCTTGGCAGGGCCGCCACCATTAAGCCTCATTTCGCTGGAAAATTACACCACCTAGCCTCCCAAGCTAGTTagaggaagaagaaaggagATAGCCTTTAGTTTTTCAGTTGAGAAGTGATGCCTTTTTGGAATTCATTGGCCAATATATTTATAGTTACACaccttgaaaaataaagagctacCTAAAGGACCAATTCAATTGCTCTGATTGATAAtcaaaatgtaaaataattattaatagcTCTTAAGAGCTGGATCTACAAGtttccattttatttattgaaGTTCATCTCTGTATCACTTTGAATATTTCCCCATTATCTTTTAATAAGTAGTTTGTTACCTGCTATGAGAACACACAAAAACACATGCCATGAACTGGCTTAAGGGAAAGAAAGtgctattttttaatatttccaCTCTCTTGCTATTATGTTTTCAATAGCCAGGGTGTGGGCTGATAAGCATATCTCTGTATCAACCTACAAAACATAAACAACTAAACAAACTAGTGCTCATATTCTgtgatattgaatttttttgtgttcAATAATTACAACAACTTTGACTTGTTTAGCCAAATTAATAAATCTATCTTCTCCATCTTTACTTGCCTGTTGATCTGTAGTGggtaaggatatatatatattctatgtcGTGGACTCGCGCTAGCTGGTAAAAAACAAGAGTAATGTAGTTGGAGTTTATTACTGGTAAATGCTAAGGTGCGTTACTATGGGATTGTTTGAAACTCGTACCAATTATTTACCAAATGCCCTATGCGACATGCTCAACATATTCCAAACCTAAGTGTGATACTTTTGTACTTCTCTGAATCTTCCTATTAGGATCCTTGGTTTCGCCACTGATCACATGCATGGTTAAAATGTTCTACTTATTAGCAAatagatgaattttttttttgaacactAGTTGGCCGGTGCAAGAACCTTGATAACTTAAAAGCACAAATAGCCTTTTTTATGATGATGGATAAATGGGTATGAAGTATATGTATGTTGATGGTTGATGGCTTCAAATTGTTTGTTGCCTACTAGAAATGATGGTCTAGAAACCTTGAAcaccaacatttttttttacttcaaattTGTGAACTCTTCATAACAAGTTTGATATTAGTGAACTTGAAAGATTGAGTAAACTTGCTACATCGATTAACTACATTAATACAATAAAAAGTTGTTATTTGTGATCGTCATAGAATATAAATCCTTTTTGTATTACGCATTTGCATAATCATAAGTGTTGGAatgagaaccatgaggtctcagaGTTAAATTTCAATGTAGGTGGAAAGATTGGTGATTTTTGGCTTTTGTCCAAACTTTAGTAGATAAAGTTATCCGATATCAGTATTGGTGAGAGCTAGCAAGTATCTCATGTTATTAGTCGAGGTACGTGCAAACTGGCCTAACTTAAGTTCATTAATTTATTCAGTTGACTTTGCATATGTACTGTTACGTTTCTTTGTTGTAATGCAAAGTACTTTGGAAGGatttcttttcttgttcttcGTTTCAATTTTAGTTACTTCTTCCACgtcttttatcttcttttatttcgTTAAACATTTTCTCTTTGATTTGAAGTGGCACAtactaaaattgaattttaacttCTCTACTCTTTAACTACAAGGTTACCTAATAGATAACTACATGTTGCGTGTTGTATCAAATTAAGTTACCTGCTCCACCCTGTGCAGGTCATGTCAATTCTTTTGGGTTTCAGTGTTGTGATGTACCCTTTGGGGAAAGTATATCACGAGTTAGCTAGCATCCTGACTTGCGTA
Proteins encoded in this region:
- the LOC125861862 gene encoding extensin-2-like, with translation MRLNGGGPAKGRQYLPQILVVLVILAVANVVSADPYVYSSPPPPVYEYKSPPPPYVYKSPPPPSPSPPPPYVYKSPPPPSPSPPPPYVYTSPPPPSPSPPPPYVYKSPPPPSPSPPPPYYYKSPPPPSPSPPPPYYYKSPPPPSPSPPPPYYYKSPPPPSPSPPPPYYYKSPPPPSPSPPPPYYYKSPPPPSPSPPPPYYYKSPPPPSPSPPPPYYYKSPPPPSPSPPPPYYYKSPPPPAKSPPPSYYYSSPPPPVKSPPPPYYYSSPPPPKKSPPPPYHYSSPPPPVKSPPTPYYNKSPPPPPKKSSPPPYYYTSPPPPTHYYPPHHQFVVKVVGKVYCFRCHSWKHPEMSHDKKHLKGAVVEVTCKAGDKEIVSYGTTKINGKFSITIEGFEYSKYGAKACKAKLHNAPKDSKCSIPTNLHWGIKGANLKVKSKNKYEVVLYAKPFAYGSKTPYAECLKPKPTPAPYYYKSPPPPSPTYVYKSPPPPSPKYVYKSPPPPTPTYVYKSPPPPTYYYKSPPPPTKSPPHYYYKSPPPLSPKPAPVYYYKSPPPPSPKPAPVYYYKSPPPPSPKPAPVYYYKSPPPPSPSPPPPYYNKSPPPPSPKPAPVYYYKSPPPPSPSPPPPYYYKSPPPPSPSPPPPYYYKSPPPPSPSPPPPYYYKSPPPPSPSPPPPYYYKSPPPPSPSPPPPYYYKSPPPPSPSPPPPYYYKSPPPPSPSPPPPYIYKSPPPPSPKPAPVYYYKSPPPPSPSPPPPYYYKSPPPPSPSPPPPYYYKSPPPPSPSPPPPYYYKSPPPPSPSPPPPYYYHSPPPPVKSPSPLYYYS